A genomic region of Exiguobacterium oxidotolerans JCM 12280 contains the following coding sequences:
- the parE gene encoding DNA topoisomerase IV subunit B: MATDLNNYNDDAIQVLEGLEAVRKRPGMYIGSTDHRGLHHLVYEIVDNAIDEALAGFGEQIDVTIHKDNAITVRDHGRGMPTGMHASGKPTAEVIFTVLHAGGKFGQGGYKTSGGLHGVGASVVNALSTDLKVTIYRDGKQFEQTFEHGGMPKTTLLETGTTRQKGTAVYFKPDAKIFSTLTYNYETLAERLRESAFLLKGLKITLTDERSDKADVFQYEEGVSEFVGYLNDDKDVLHPTVAFEGVENEIEVDIAFQFTDAYSENVLSFVNNVRTRDGGTHEVGSKTAMTRVMNEYARKNSLLKEKDKNLDGNDIREGLTMIVSIRIPEEFLQFEGQTKSKLGSPEARTSCDAVISRRLSTYLEENPQTATLLIKKAIRAAQAREAARKAREEARNGKKKKRSSILNGKLTPAASKNADKNELFLVEGDSAGGSAKQGRNRTFQAILPLRGKVLNTEKAKLADIMKNEEINMIIHAIGAGVGADFDLSDCNFDKVIIMTDADTDGAHIQVLLLTFFFRYMRPLIDAGKVFVALPPLYRVSKGKGKTEKFEYVWDEDTLAKTTKKYGKGYMIQRYKGLGEMNAPQLWETTMDPETRTLIRVTIDDAAVAEKRVSVLMGDNVGHRRSWIEDNVAFGLAEDISIIENEHVTKASVTKHV; encoded by the coding sequence ATGGCGACAGATTTAAACAATTATAATGATGATGCCATTCAGGTGCTCGAAGGACTCGAAGCAGTCCGGAAGCGCCCAGGTATGTATATTGGATCGACCGATCATCGCGGACTCCACCACTTGGTGTATGAGATCGTCGATAACGCAATCGATGAAGCCCTTGCCGGGTTCGGAGAACAGATCGATGTCACGATTCATAAAGATAACGCCATCACGGTCCGTGACCACGGACGCGGGATGCCGACCGGAATGCACGCGTCGGGGAAACCGACGGCAGAGGTCATTTTCACTGTCCTCCACGCCGGTGGGAAATTCGGTCAAGGCGGTTATAAGACGTCTGGTGGACTGCATGGTGTCGGTGCCTCCGTCGTCAATGCCTTATCGACAGACTTGAAGGTGACGATTTATCGTGACGGCAAACAGTTTGAACAGACATTCGAACATGGTGGAATGCCGAAAACGACGTTACTCGAGACGGGAACGACGCGTCAAAAAGGAACGGCTGTCTACTTTAAGCCGGATGCAAAAATTTTCAGTACGTTGACATACAACTACGAAACGCTCGCTGAGCGCCTCCGTGAATCCGCTTTCCTCTTAAAAGGCTTGAAAATCACGTTGACGGACGAACGGTCCGACAAAGCGGATGTCTTCCAATATGAAGAAGGCGTCAGCGAATTCGTCGGTTATTTGAACGACGATAAAGATGTCTTGCATCCGACGGTCGCGTTTGAAGGCGTCGAAAACGAAATCGAAGTCGATATCGCGTTCCAATTCACGGATGCCTACTCGGAAAATGTCTTGTCGTTCGTCAATAACGTCCGGACACGTGACGGCGGAACCCATGAAGTCGGTTCGAAAACGGCAATGACCCGCGTCATGAACGAATACGCCCGCAAAAATAGTTTATTAAAAGAAAAAGATAAAAATCTCGACGGCAATGATATCCGGGAAGGCTTGACGATGATCGTTTCGATTCGGATTCCGGAAGAATTCCTCCAATTCGAGGGACAAACGAAGTCAAAGCTCGGTTCTCCCGAAGCACGGACGAGTTGTGACGCCGTCATCAGCCGCCGTCTGTCGACGTACCTGGAAGAAAACCCGCAAACGGCGACTTTGCTCATCAAAAAAGCCATCCGTGCGGCCCAAGCCCGCGAAGCAGCTCGCAAAGCCCGGGAAGAGGCACGGAACGGCAAGAAAAAGAAACGTTCCAGCATCTTAAATGGTAAATTGACACCGGCCGCTTCGAAAAACGCCGACAAAAATGAGTTGTTCCTCGTCGAGGGAGATTCTGCCGGTGGTTCGGCGAAACAAGGTCGCAACCGGACGTTCCAAGCAATTTTGCCACTGCGTGGGAAAGTCCTGAATACGGAAAAAGCGAAACTCGCTGACATCATGAAGAATGAAGAAATCAACATGATCATCCACGCAATCGGAGCCGGGGTCGGGGCAGATTTCGACTTGTCCGACTGTAATTTCGATAAAGTCATCATCATGACCGATGCCGATACCGATGGCGCCCACATTCAAGTCCTCCTGCTGACGTTCTTCTTCCGTTACATGCGTCCGTTGATTGACGCCGGAAAAGTCTTCGTCGCCTTACCGCCGCTGTACCGCGTCTCGAAAGGTAAGGGAAAAACGGAGAAATTCGAGTACGTCTGGGATGAAGACACACTTGCGAAAACAACGAAAAAGTATGGTAAAGGCTATATGATCCAACGCTACAAAGGACTGGGTGAGATGAATGCTCCTCAACTTTGGGAAACGACGATGGATCCCGAGACCCGGACATTGATCCGCGTCACGATTGACGACGCCGCTGTCGCTGAAAAACGTGTTTCTGTCTTGATGGGCGATAACGTCGGCCACCGCCGGTCATGGATTGAAGATAACGTCGCGTTTGGACTCGCGGAAGACATCTCAATCATTGAAAACGAACACGTGACGAAAGCGAGTGTGACAAAGCATGTCTAA
- the parC gene encoding DNA topoisomerase IV subunit A, which translates to MSNLQNILNLSLEQVVGDRFGRYSKYIIQDRALPDARDGLKPVQRRILYAMHTEGNLYDRAYRKSAKTVGVVIGNYHPHGDSSVYEAMVRLSQEWKLRYPLVDMQGNNGSIDGDSAAAMRYTEARLSKVSSLILDGINKQTVDYTLNFDDTTEEPLVLPSLLPNLLMNGSTGISAGYATEIPPHHAGEVLDAAIGRISGTVNDVNDLLTHMQGPDFPTGGVVQGLDGIKKAFETGRGKVIIRSRATIETLRGGRQQIVITELPYEVNKANLVKRMEELRLDRKVEGVAEVRDETDRDGLRVVIELKKEADAEGILHFYLKQTDLQIAYNYNMVAIHERTPRQMGVLALLDAYLSHVKEVVIRRTTFDLDQAKRRQEVVSALMTAISVLDETLRLIRAATNKAEAKENLIERFAFSDRQAEAVVMLQLYRLTNTDIVELQEEAEKLEKEVTRLEKILNDEKTRNRLIIKELSILKEQVADERRSTVEAEVEELKLKTEVMIAVEETMVFMSKNGYIKRSSLRSFGASNDLPEMKEQDRLLYQGQAMTTDHVIVWTTRGNYLLIPVHQLPDTKWKDGGQHVANLVPLEPGDRVLSIDLVRTFDETAHCLFVTRQGMVKRSKLSDYNAQRKSKPLQGVRLKADDEVLYAAVSTGEKQLFLATQSGFGLWFTEDDVPVVGVRAAGVKAINLKDDDVVAGAIAFTQAPNIVLLTQRGALKKMRLSDQFQVTNRALRGQQLLRDLKSKPHQVAALLDVTNQKELVLIGKEQEKSIQIGSLSYLDRLSNGSFAYDEEKFGPLVDWYTV; encoded by the coding sequence ATGTCTAATTTACAAAACATCTTAAATTTATCGCTCGAACAGGTCGTCGGTGACCGGTTCGGTCGTTATTCGAAATACATCATCCAGGACCGGGCCTTGCCGGACGCGCGTGACGGGCTTAAACCCGTCCAGCGGCGTATTCTCTATGCGATGCATACGGAAGGGAACCTGTACGACCGTGCGTACCGGAAGTCTGCCAAGACGGTCGGGGTCGTCATCGGCAATTACCACCCTCACGGCGACTCGTCTGTCTATGAGGCGATGGTTCGCTTGAGTCAGGAGTGGAAGTTACGGTATCCGCTCGTCGACATGCAAGGGAATAACGGGTCGATTGATGGTGATAGTGCGGCCGCGATGCGATATACGGAAGCACGCTTGTCGAAAGTCTCGAGCTTGATTCTAGACGGCATCAATAAACAGACGGTCGACTATACCCTCAACTTCGATGATACGACGGAAGAACCACTCGTTTTACCATCGTTATTACCGAACTTGTTGATGAATGGCTCGACCGGGATTTCTGCCGGATACGCGACAGAGATTCCACCGCACCACGCGGGCGAAGTCCTCGACGCGGCAATTGGTCGTATCTCAGGCACGGTCAACGATGTCAACGACCTGCTGACACATATGCAAGGACCTGATTTCCCGACTGGTGGCGTCGTGCAAGGGCTCGACGGGATCAAAAAAGCGTTCGAAACAGGACGCGGGAAAGTCATCATCCGGTCGCGGGCGACAATCGAGACACTCCGCGGGGGACGTCAGCAAATCGTCATCACGGAATTACCGTATGAAGTCAATAAAGCAAATCTCGTCAAACGGATGGAAGAATTACGCCTCGACCGTAAAGTCGAAGGCGTCGCCGAAGTCCGCGATGAAACCGATCGCGACGGACTGCGTGTCGTCATCGAACTGAAAAAAGAGGCTGATGCAGAAGGGATTTTACATTTTTACCTCAAGCAAACCGACCTTCAAATCGCCTATAACTACAACATGGTCGCCATCCATGAGCGGACACCACGGCAAATGGGTGTGCTCGCCTTACTGGATGCCTATTTAAGTCACGTTAAGGAAGTCGTCATCCGCCGGACAACGTTTGATCTCGATCAAGCGAAACGCCGCCAGGAAGTCGTTTCTGCCTTGATGACTGCGATTTCCGTCCTCGATGAGACACTCCGTCTGATTCGGGCTGCGACGAACAAAGCGGAAGCAAAAGAGAACCTGATTGAACGCTTCGCCTTCTCGGACCGCCAAGCGGAAGCTGTCGTCATGCTCCAACTATACCGCCTGACGAACACGGACATCGTTGAATTGCAGGAAGAGGCGGAAAAACTCGAGAAGGAAGTCACGCGACTCGAGAAAATCTTGAACGATGAGAAGACGCGGAATCGTCTCATCATCAAAGAATTGAGCATCTTAAAGGAGCAAGTCGCGGATGAACGCCGTTCGACGGTCGAAGCGGAAGTCGAAGAACTGAAGCTGAAGACAGAAGTCATGATCGCTGTCGAAGAAACGATGGTCTTCATGTCGAAAAACGGCTACATCAAACGTTCGTCGCTCCGGTCATTCGGTGCCTCGAACGACCTTCCGGAGATGAAGGAACAAGATCGTCTGCTCTATCAAGGGCAAGCGATGACGACCGATCACGTCATCGTCTGGACGACACGCGGGAATTACTTATTGATTCCCGTTCACCAACTTCCAGACACGAAGTGGAAAGATGGCGGACAACACGTCGCGAATCTCGTGCCACTTGAGCCGGGCGACCGTGTCCTCTCGATCGATCTCGTCCGGACGTTCGACGAAACAGCACACTGTCTGTTCGTGACACGTCAAGGGATGGTCAAACGGTCGAAGTTGAGTGATTACAATGCCCAGCGGAAGTCGAAACCACTGCAAGGCGTCCGTCTGAAAGCGGATGACGAAGTCCTCTATGCTGCGGTCTCGACTGGTGAGAAACAACTGTTCCTTGCGACACAAAGCGGTTTCGGTCTGTGGTTCACGGAAGACGACGTGCCGGTCGTCGGTGTCCGGGCAGCAGGTGTCAAAGCCATCAACCTGAAGGATGATGATGTCGTCGCAGGGGCAATCGCCTTTACGCAGGCACCAAACATCGTCTTGTTGACGCAGCGGGGTGCCTTGAAGAAGATGCGCCTTTCGGATCAGTTCCAAGTCACGAATCGTGCCTTACGCGGTCAACAATTGTTGCGTGATTTAAAATCAAAACCACATCAGGTAGCGGCGTTACTTGATGTCACGAATCAAAAAGAACTCGTTTTAATCGGAAAAGAACAGGAAAAATCGATTCAAATCGGTTCCTTGTCTTATCTCGATCGGTTATCGAACGGTTCATTTGCGTATGATGAAGAAAAATTCGGTCCACTCGTTGACTGGTATACCGTTTGA
- a CDS encoding DUF3307 domain-containing protein: MNLLLSLLIAHLVADFPLQGKRMAEHKHRKLRPLLVHLGIHSLCTASVLSYFYLTGQIELVSALYLFSAIIGSHAVIDRSQLKRIIKPAPAFWIDQLLHIGIIIGLIAVMFPISWPTAITLSFQVLWIIMWSLVATELVGRGIAPLLLPFAPRLIESHFERKVTRKEQLNGISRSVTHEVEDSARSYTTEINGVGRYIGLVERAIIVILVAVNAVGAIGFIIALKALARFKQFEDRRFAEYYIIGSLLSILSALLCGIAIRFVL; the protein is encoded by the coding sequence ATGAATTTACTGTTGAGCCTCCTGATTGCCCATCTCGTTGCCGATTTCCCGCTGCAAGGTAAACGGATGGCGGAGCACAAGCACCGGAAGCTTCGCCCCCTACTCGTCCATCTCGGGATACATAGCCTCTGTACAGCGTCTGTCTTAAGTTATTTTTACCTGACTGGACAAATCGAGCTCGTAAGTGCCCTGTATCTCTTCAGTGCGATTATCGGATCGCACGCCGTCATTGACCGCTCACAACTCAAGCGGATCATCAAACCGGCACCGGCTTTTTGGATTGATCAACTGTTACATATCGGCATCATCATTGGTCTGATCGCGGTGATGTTCCCGATCAGTTGGCCAACTGCTATCACCCTCTCCTTCCAAGTGCTTTGGATCATCATGTGGAGCCTGGTTGCGACGGAACTGGTCGGACGCGGCATTGCCCCCTTGCTGCTACCGTTCGCTCCCCGATTGATTGAATCCCATTTCGAGCGGAAAGTGACTCGTAAGGAACAATTGAACGGGATCAGCCGTTCCGTTACCCACGAGGTTGAGGATTCGGCCCGCAGTTACACGACAGAGATTAATGGCGTTGGTCGCTATATCGGTCTCGTCGAACGGGCGATCATCGTCATTCTCGTCGCCGTCAATGCGGTTGGTGCAATCGGCTTCATCATCGCCCTCAAAGCATTGGCGCGGTTCAAGCAGTTTGAAGACCGCCGTTTTGCGGAATATTATATCATTGGCAGTTTACTTAGTATTTTGAGCGCACTCCTCTGCGGAATCGCCATTCGCTTCGTATTATAG
- a CDS encoding AAA family ATPase, translating to MFQQLRTSLKQSVLGQDHVIDHLLIGMLAEGHVLLEDRPGTGKTTLAKALAQSLDAKFSRVQCTADTLPTDLLGMELFNPLTGSFEQRFGPLFANIVLVDEINRTTPRTQSALLEAMAEAQVTIGDTSYTLPQHFFVIATQNPFDGQGTFPLPQAQLDRFLFKLSFTPLDRTAEKALLRGAHLEAMDLHLPLEQLNAWKQEVAAVTIEDTVEDYLLDVCDALRAHRDIEIGPSPRATLALLKAAKARAWMHERNYVTPEDIKSLATPLLAHRLVLTLEATLKMTNERLVKQTLESLTVPTEV from the coding sequence ATGTTTCAACAACTACGTACATCCTTAAAACAATCCGTCCTCGGACAGGACCATGTCATCGATCATCTGTTGATCGGCATGCTCGCCGAAGGACATGTCTTACTGGAAGATCGACCGGGTACCGGCAAGACGACACTCGCTAAGGCATTGGCGCAGTCGCTCGATGCGAAGTTTTCCCGTGTCCAGTGTACAGCTGATACGCTACCGACCGATTTACTCGGAATGGAGTTGTTCAATCCGTTGACCGGCTCATTCGAACAACGATTCGGTCCTCTGTTCGCCAACATCGTCCTCGTCGATGAAATCAACCGGACGACCCCGCGCACCCAGTCTGCGCTCCTTGAAGCGATGGCGGAAGCACAAGTCACAATCGGTGACACGTCCTATACGTTACCGCAACACTTTTTTGTCATCGCGACACAAAATCCGTTCGATGGACAAGGAACGTTCCCGTTGCCTCAAGCTCAGCTCGATCGTTTTTTGTTCAAACTTTCGTTCACGCCGCTCGACCGGACTGCTGAAAAAGCACTTTTGCGGGGCGCACATCTCGAGGCGATGGATCTTCATCTCCCACTCGAGCAATTGAACGCCTGGAAACAGGAAGTCGCAGCCGTAACCATCGAAGACACGGTCGAGGACTACCTCCTTGATGTATGTGACGCCCTACGAGCGCACCGTGACATCGAAATCGGTCCGAGTCCGCGGGCGACGCTTGCCTTGCTGAAAGCGGCAAAAGCACGCGCCTGGATGCATGAGCGGAATTACGTGACGCCGGAAGATATCAAGAGCTTGGCTACCCCTTTGCTCGCCCATCGTCTCGTCTTGACCCTTGAAGCGACGTTGAAGATGACGAATGAACGACTCGTCAAACAAACACTCGAATCTTTGACTGTACCGACTGAGGTGTAA
- a CDS encoding DUF3006 domain-containing protein — MKMTVTAFEEAFALCETEARETIQLPRERLPVAAEIGDRLEWQGRSIRILRTETVARRQEIDQLIDELFED, encoded by the coding sequence ATGAAGATGACGGTCACAGCTTTCGAGGAGGCATTCGCCTTGTGTGAGACGGAAGCACGGGAAACGATTCAACTCCCGCGAGAACGACTGCCGGTCGCAGCAGAAATCGGCGATCGGCTGGAATGGCAAGGGCGCTCGATCCGGATTTTACGTACCGAGACGGTGGCGCGTCGCCAGGAAATCGACCAATTGATCGATGAACTGTTTGAAGATTGA
- a CDS encoding DUF58 domain-containing protein — protein MQLITPKAFHPIFLFLVGVSGVFCALYGSLVLASLFVAYVLYGWYMPKCLEYLAKQIDVRLVETTRAFRDDELAIPFTFENRARFPLGKVTVSGLLGDQVRIDGAGSQFWRHHLFVGKNQIVPFEIDVIAAHRGTIRIQSFDVMISDPFHTMTVYLTLPIQQLGHVFPDFAPASVEWNERQIPGETVDRSSPFTDRSSFHSVVPYAGDAKTIYWSAYAKTSELYSYQYDRVRNHDYAVIIDGLSGDGLSLRSDFEKLLSRGATIIRELEKQGASYSLWISMVNRDGQWYHVPSGKGKEQFLRTMECLARLSEYDLPLERRYFMKRLQRAVPSTTAAIHLGHQQKEVSA, from the coding sequence ATGCAATTGATTACACCTAAAGCATTCCATCCCATCTTCTTATTTCTCGTCGGAGTAAGTGGTGTCTTTTGCGCCCTATATGGTTCACTCGTCCTCGCCAGTCTATTCGTCGCCTATGTCCTCTACGGCTGGTATATGCCGAAGTGCCTCGAATACTTAGCTAAACAGATCGACGTCCGATTGGTTGAGACGACACGTGCCTTTCGTGACGATGAACTCGCAATCCCGTTTACGTTCGAAAACCGGGCAAGGTTCCCGCTCGGTAAAGTCACTGTATCCGGTTTGCTCGGGGACCAGGTCCGAATCGATGGTGCAGGCAGTCAATTTTGGCGGCATCACCTGTTCGTCGGTAAAAATCAAATCGTTCCGTTCGAAATTGACGTCATCGCCGCACATCGCGGAACGATTCGGATTCAGTCGTTCGATGTGATGATTTCAGATCCGTTCCATACGATGACGGTCTACTTGACATTACCGATTCAACAACTCGGGCATGTCTTCCCGGACTTCGCCCCTGCTTCCGTCGAATGGAACGAACGGCAAATCCCCGGTGAGACGGTTGATCGGTCGAGCCCGTTCACGGACCGGTCGAGCTTTCATTCCGTCGTCCCTTATGCGGGAGACGCCAAGACAATTTACTGGTCAGCATATGCGAAGACGAGCGAACTCTATTCCTATCAATACGACCGTGTCCGGAATCATGATTATGCCGTCATCATCGACGGTCTGTCCGGTGACGGATTGTCCTTGCGGAGTGACTTTGAAAAACTGCTGTCCCGTGGTGCGACCATCATTCGAGAACTCGAAAAACAAGGTGCCTCTTACAGTCTTTGGATTTCGATGGTCAATCGGGATGGTCAGTGGTACCATGTTCCGTCCGGAAAAGGAAAGGAACAGTTTTTACGGACGATGGAGTGCTTGGCGCGCCTGTCAGAATACGACTTACCACTTGAGCGCCGCTATTTCATGAAACGTCTCCAACGGGCCGTCCCGTCGACGACTGCCGCAATCCACCTCGGTCATCAGCAAAAGGAGGTGAGCGCATGA
- a CDS encoding ComEC/Rec2 family competence protein, with product MKWASTILLALGLIVIFYMTREDEALRTDRAETTVSVYGFDVGQGDSTFIRTKTDSILIDGGNNGKGDDVVRYLKALGVTRLTAVIATHPDADHIGGLDTVLEAFDVDQVYAPRVNHTTDTYRDFLLAVKNEGVTIKTAKAGVVIPSESADFEIIAPLTDGTRDLNSWSAVLKMTHEENTFLFMGDAPIRTEQQLLTAKIDVKADVLKIGHHGADTSSSIPFLQAVHPERALISAGEGNAYNHPRPTVMNALAAESITIDRTDRMGTIEYTSDGTAITVTSRKDFRPN from the coding sequence ATGAAATGGGCTTCGACGATTCTGCTCGCCCTCGGTCTGATCGTCATTTTCTATATGACACGGGAAGACGAAGCGCTACGCACCGACCGCGCCGAAACGACGGTCTCGGTATACGGATTTGATGTCGGACAAGGTGACAGCACCTTCATCCGGACGAAGACGGACTCGATTTTGATTGATGGTGGCAACAATGGTAAGGGAGATGACGTTGTCCGCTACTTAAAAGCGCTTGGGGTGACACGCTTAACAGCCGTCATCGCGACCCACCCTGACGCCGATCACATCGGCGGACTCGACACCGTCCTTGAAGCATTTGATGTCGACCAAGTCTACGCCCCGCGTGTCAATCATACGACCGATACCTATCGTGACTTTTTGCTTGCTGTCAAAAATGAAGGGGTGACAATCAAGACGGCGAAAGCCGGCGTCGTCATCCCGAGTGAATCAGCCGATTTTGAGATCATCGCTCCTTTGACGGACGGGACCCGTGATTTAAACAGTTGGAGTGCCGTCCTGAAGATGACGCACGAGGAGAATACGTTCCTCTTCATGGGGGACGCGCCAATTCGGACGGAGCAACAATTACTAACAGCCAAAATTGACGTCAAGGCAGATGTCTTAAAGATTGGTCATCACGGTGCCGATACATCGTCGTCGATTCCATTTCTTCAAGCCGTCCACCCTGAACGTGCCTTGATTTCAGCGGGAGAAGGAAATGCCTACAACCATCCCCGGCCGACAGTCATGAATGCCTTAGCAGCAGAGAGCATCACAATCGACCGGACGGACCGGATGGGGACGATTGAATACACATCGGATGGGACGGCGATTACCGTCACAAGTCGCAAAGACTTCCGTCCGAACTAA
- a CDS encoding NUDIX domain-containing protein, with product MKFRRREKVAIYITREQPEGWELLVFHPQSAPDSDWQIPAGTIEDAEIAKEAAVRETLEESGLSLATVQYVGEEEMRYPERMRVHYTYFYHAHIECQENRWTHCVAGDGQDCGDFFHFAWLPLDRITQLERRHHIFLDRLIHRLERNQPYDCRKHG from the coding sequence ATGAAATTCAGACGACGCGAAAAAGTAGCAATCTATATCACACGGGAACAACCAGAGGGATGGGAACTACTTGTTTTTCATCCTCAATCAGCTCCAGATAGTGACTGGCAGATTCCTGCCGGGACGATTGAAGACGCAGAAATCGCCAAGGAAGCAGCTGTCCGCGAGACGTTAGAAGAAAGTGGTCTATCACTTGCGACCGTTCAATACGTCGGCGAAGAAGAGATGCGTTACCCAGAGCGGATGCGGGTCCATTACACGTATTTCTATCATGCCCATATCGAATGCCAAGAAAACAGATGGACGCATTGTGTTGCGGGTGACGGTCAAGATTGCGGTGATTTTTTCCATTTTGCTTGGTTGCCGCTTGATCGCATTACACAGCTTGAACGCCGGCATCATATTTTTCTTGATCGGCTCATTCATCGGTTGGAACGGAATCAACCGTATGATTGTCGTAAACACGGCTAA
- a CDS encoding histidine phosphatase family protein, which translates to MKTIGLVRHHRVTEGYPTKGWISASDIEAWIERYDSSAIDVKPVELGQTDWTICYASSMPRAIQTAESVYEDEIIVTDLLREVPFPTINSRIRLPFLAWAIIGRLVAPFSKRIQAQIKDANQRIEVLLNQLAFENNERVLLVGHGGMMLLMRTALKKRGYTGPRFRHPRNGMLYQFEKSEVRR; encoded by the coding sequence ATGAAAACGATTGGATTAGTCAGACACCACCGGGTCACAGAAGGATATCCGACGAAAGGTTGGATTAGCGCTTCCGACATCGAAGCTTGGATTGAACGGTACGATAGCTCGGCGATCGATGTCAAACCGGTCGAACTCGGACAGACCGACTGGACGATCTGTTATGCGAGCAGTATGCCGCGGGCGATCCAGACAGCAGAAAGTGTCTATGAAGATGAAATCATCGTGACCGACCTCTTACGGGAAGTGCCGTTCCCGACGATCAATTCCCGGATTCGCCTCCCCTTCCTCGCCTGGGCGATCATCGGTCGGCTCGTCGCTCCATTCAGCAAACGGATTCAGGCGCAGATTAAAGATGCCAACCAACGCATTGAAGTGTTGTTGAATCAATTGGCATTCGAGAATAATGAACGCGTTCTCCTCGTCGGTCACGGCGGAATGATGTTATTGATGCGGACGGCACTGAAAAAACGTGGTTACACCGGCCCCCGCTTCCGTCACCCGCGCAACGGGATGCTCTATCAATTTGAAAAGAGTGAGGTTAGACGATGA